DNA from Bacillus sp. FJAT-45037:
GAATAGAAGGCCTGAAACTAAGATCAAAGGGGCGACCTTCTATGTCTAAAAACATCAATAAATCAAAGGGTAAAGAAGAGAAGAAGTTAACACGTGAAGAAGAACTAGAACGCGAGAATGAATTATTACGACTAGAAAATGCCTACCTAAAAAAGTTGAAAGCTTTTCGAGAGAATCCGAATGCCTTCCGCGAAAAGCACAAGCAAAGGTGGCATTCGAACTCAAAGAAGAGGGATTCCGATTAAAAGATATTCTCGTTGTCGTGGGTATTCCAGAAGCAACCTACCACTATCATGTTAAAAACTTCGGGAAAGAAGATCCGGACAGAGAACTAAAAGAACTCATTATTGATCTTTTTAAGAAGTTTCATGAACGCTATGGTTATAAACGCATCACGAAGGAATTAAAGAAATCAGGCCGTTGTGTTAATCATAAAAAAGTGTATCGACTTATGAGGGACCTAGGATTAAAATGTGTAAAATTTATGCAGAAGTCCCGTAGATACAATTCCTATAAGGGGAAAATTGGAAAGATAGCCAAGAACCGATTATCCCGCCGTTTTAACACACCTATCCCGTATCAAAAACTAGTAACCGACATCACAGAATTCAAATGTCTGGGAGAAGAAAAATTGTATTTAAATCCGATCCTCGACCTTTACAATGGAGAAATTATCGCTTTTGGTATCAAGAAACGACCAACACTAGATCTTGTCATGGAACCTTTAAAAGAAACAATAGAGGTAATAGAAACTCAGGCAACCTATCGTACAACTATCCACTCTGATCAAGGCTGGCATTATCAGCACAACCAATGGGTGAGGACCTTAAAAGAAAATAAAGTATTCCAAAGCATGTCACGTAAAGCGACCTGTGCAGACAATGCTTCGATGGAGAATTTCTTTGGTATTTTGAAACAAGAAATGTATTATGGGGAAGAATTAGTGAGCTATGAAGAATTAAAATGGCAGATTGAAGAATATATCTACTGGTACAATCATCAACGATCAAAAGAAAAATTGGCTGGATTAAGTCCAGTCGAATACCGAACAAAAACCAGCCAATTAGCTGCATAATAAAAACTCTAACTTTTAGGGGTAACCACCTTCTTAAATGATTGGACACTCTTTTTTTGTTAAATTCTATATGGGAAAACTAATCTCAGCGTACAACTTGTTTAATTTTCTTAGCTTTTTTAACCGCTTTTTTAAGCTCGGCAGCTAACTCTTTCGATACACCTTTCATATGAGTCACCTCGTCCATAGAATAGTAGTAACAGTATGGCCAACTTATTGAGGGTGTATACGTATACTCCTTTCTTCCCTCTCATAGAATGTACCAACTATCCGAAAAACCAACTTACCCAAACTTATAACCAAATTTCAGCCAAAAAAGAAGAGGGGGAGAAGGGACATGAGCTCTTTTAAACTAGACGTCGAATCTAATAAGAATCAAAGTAAGCAACGATTTCAGTTAGACCTTCTGCAAACTTCAAATATTGAAAGAACTGATCTACTGGAACAAAACAAGAAAAAGGATCGTAAAGTAAGAAGTGATAAAAAGGTAGACATAAAGACCCCTATTACTATGGAGCAAAAACAAAAACTGATGATCTTAGCAAGGCAGGAAAGTGTAAAAGAAGGGGTGCGAGTATCCATTACACAAATGGCTACAAGGCTTGTCCAAGAGGGATTATTTAAATATGAGTCGTTTCCTGACTGTGAGTATGATCCAAATTGTAAGAGTGTTCATGTGAAATTAACTCAATTCTTTTCCGATCAATTATTTAACTTTGAGTTGGAATGGGATGTAGCCAAACGAGTAGCTGCAGCGCGAGTACTGACTTATATGTTAGAAGTGAGAAATATAGATGAAGTATAGTAAAGCGGACTTAATCGGAGAGAAGCAATACTTGAATAGTGGAGAAGCCTCTTGGAAATACAAGCTCCTTTTTAAATGGTTTCCTTCTAAAAAAATCAACCTTGTGTTACACCTTCCCGAAAGCTATTTAGAACGTGCATGGTTATTGTGCCAAGATATTGAACGCATTACTGAAGAAGAAGGACTCACACCGAAGATTTTATTGAACGTCCTAGTGAGAAGCTTCTTGCTTGAGCTTGCTAAGAAAGGCTCGACGCCAGCATATGAATACCTCCTCGAACGGTATTCAAAGGTACTGCAAGTCGCGCACTATCAATCAGATCGTGTAGATGAATTCGAATTGTTCGATAAGCCGAATGAACCGTTGGCTACATATCAAGTCACGTTAGACTACGATACAGTGTACAGATTAGAGTTGTTCTTAAAGGAGCTGCAACTTTTAGTGGAGCATACGATGACGGTGGAGAAGGTATTAGAGATTCTTTTTTGCTACATGATTGAGTTAGTTCAAAAGGGGAATGCCGCAAAATTTTGTAAAGCGTTAATTGATTATGTGAATGATATAAATGAATAACAACTATTATATGTGATTAAATGGATGTAGAGAATCGAGTAGATTATTAATTTCAGTCTATTCCATGCACTATAACTGTCAGTATATACCAATTTCTTTACACTTATTATCGGTTAAAAAGATCAGGCAGCTGGTCTTCAGCTTTTTCTTCATTAGCTTTTACAATATCTTCTGGAAAGTCATTAATTATTTCATTGCTCTCTTCAAATAAA
Protein-coding regions in this window:
- a CDS encoding IS3 family transposase, which produces MAFELKEEGFRLKDILVVVGIPEATYHYHVKNFGKEDPDRELKELIIDLFKKFHERYGYKRITKELKKSGRCVNHKKVYRLMRDLGLKCVKFMQKSRRYNSYKGKIGKIAKNRLSRRFNTPIPYQKLVTDITEFKCLGEEKLYLNPILDLYNGEIIAFGIKKRPTLDLVMEPLKETIEVIETQATYRTTIHSDQGWHYQHNQWVRTLKENKVFQSMSRKATCADNASMENFFGILKQEMYYGEELVSYEELKWQIEEYIYWYNHQRSKEKLAGLSPVEYRTKTSQLAA